Genomic DNA from Magnolia sinica isolate HGM2019 chromosome 4, MsV1, whole genome shotgun sequence:
CAACGTCTTACTCGGTTTTGCTGCCACGCAGACCCAAGTTCTACCTTACGTTCAaaagagttcgttttgcctctgtcgcgagaCAGGCTCCAGCGTCTGTCGCTGCTCACTGGGGCCCACGTCATGAGTGTTCCggtgatcggaaccgtccattaaaaaaaaatattctatATGGCTAATATAAACAAATTACACTGTATTGATGATATCTGGTCTATGTTATCTATACATGAATTTAGAACAGTGAAAAACTTTCAATGATTctcattcaactctaaaaattgAAGGTTAGTATCATCAATGAAACGTGATTATGAAATAGTTACTAATGGTATTAGAGATAATAAGGCCCGTTGAAATCATCGGACTATCTGAGAATGTGGATCCTAGGGGCTGGCGACACACGCTGTGTCCTCAGTCGCGACAAAGGCGAAACAGACTCCGCCGGCTGAAACGCGATtacataaaaaaaagaaatgttCACCTACAGCGTCGTTTGTTAAGTTTTAGCAAAcacctttaaaaaattaaaaaaatgccaAAATATCAGGTGTGTAGAGAATCCTATccgtgaaaaaggtgggccaaCTATAAAATATCATTTTCAAGAAAAATTGGAACAATTCATTCGTTAGATATGCCAATTCGTGTATTGTGTCACTCGATTGGCTGTAAATTCATTCAAGAGGTGCCGTTCACCTAATAAATGGACCTtcgttactttttttttttaaaattttttattttatttaacagCCATGGTGATTCCCACATCATAAATGGATCAGATTTTATACACATCAGACACATTTCCGGGAAAGAAAGTTTTGTGTTGAAGTTGATATTTAAGTGTTCGTTAAAAAAGAGAAGGTATCAAGTACAACCAGTTGGACTACAAGTTATTGTTCAACTGCTAGATAACTTCAACCCTCAATGTTTTtctaaaatccaatccatccaatgagTTGGAAagaagctgtttttttttttagtttttttggtttttaaatttaaaatttagccTCATCCACTAATTTAATGGACTGCACATGTGTCAGTAGAAAGGCATTTGTTTATATGATCTGACCCAGATGACGATTAGATGTGGATGATTTTTTACTAGATTGATTATAATAGTGGGGAAAACCAATTGAAAGGTTTGGATTTCTCATTCACTCAATAGATTAGAATTTAATCTCTGGATGGACTAcaacttgtggtccaaccggttggatttgagacctcaaaaaaaaaaaaagaaaaaatttaggGTTTTAAAAGCCTCGATATGACTCGCACACCCCAACTTGCTTGGAAGCTAACGTAGGAGGCAGAGAAGACTCAGTCGCCTCTGTTCTTCTCCATTCCGTTCTCTTTCTGTCCGCCTCATTCTGTACAGgtgattcctctctctctctctctctcaatcttccATTTTGACTAGAGTTGTTGATCTACTGTAAATTTCAACACATGGCATATAATTTTAGTCCGGTAATTAGCACCGAAATCTtgcattttcttttgaatattgcCAAACTAAAGTAGGAACACCATCAGAAATCGGGAAAATTGTGTTTGGATGACAGAATTAGTTGTTGTGTTGATTTTGggctatgtttggatgcactattgaattgaattgcaatagttTAGTTCAATTACTTTGAAAGGGTTAGACCAGTCTGATAGTTCACaagcatctgtttttttttttttttttttagtagaaCGGTGGGTACTCTTAGCTGTACATGCACGAGTATCCGGAGCTCGGATGGCCCGAATTGTGGGCCCCTTTGTGGATGGAGCATCTCCCGGAAATCACACCCATCGAACAGTTTTAACTTTTAATCATCTGAGAGTTCACCTATTGAAATTGGGCTTCAGCTGTTCTTTTGGTAGCCACTAACTTTGATGGCTATGATCGTTTGGTCGAGATTTAGCGAGCCCTACAATTTGGGGGGTCAGGGATCTATGTGCATGTATGGAACGTGTATGGTGGAATTGGATGAGTCACCCCTGTCTAGAAAATGGTGGCAAACGATCTCTGTAGTATCGTCCttgtggaaatgaccaaattgcaggCACCTTAATAATCATGTTGAAGAAAGAGGCTTTGATCTGCAATTACGTTCCTTTGAAATTGGTGTTGAAGGGAACATAACCTCAATTTGAGGGCCTCTTGCTAGTTATGAATGCCAGGATGCGTCCTAACATTTTTAGTCATTACCTTCTTGATTGTGCATGCAAACATAGCTTTGAGTTCAATATCTCTTGGGTCTTAGCCTCTTACAAGTTCCCAATGGAAAGAATGATTCACTGTTCATGAGATTATATCAGAGGCTGGTCTTGGGCCTGCCTATTTCCAAGTTATCCCATCATAGCATTGTCCCAACCTTTTTGGTCAGCTGTTTTCAGGTTACTCCATGAGCTTCAAAGTCTATAGCTGATAGCTTGGCCGAAGATGGTGTGTCGACTTCTCTTGtagttagagctgtacacgagctgaGGTAGCTCGAAAAGCTGCTCAGCTCAACTTGGTTTAGCATAGATCGCCTCATCCTGAAAGGGGGATTCAGGACGGGTTGAGGCCTGTTTGACTCAGCTCGGAAAAATAACAAGTCTAGGTTTAGCAGCAggtagctcgactcagctcagctCGAAGCTCAACTCAGTCCTCAATTCGGCTTGTTAAAAACAATTGATGCACTTGTTTTTATAGAAGATTAATTGCGGCCAATCTGAGGCAATAGCACTTTTGACACTGAGGAGGAGGTAGAGGACAAGATCGAGAATCTAGGTGAGACTGCACCTCCATCTGTTTGAAGGAGGTTAATTATTCATATTCTGTTATTATTGGTAGTGTTGAATGGATTACACTTTTAAATTGTTGGTTTAACATTTGTTATATTGTGTTAAACATatgtttttaaaatattaatggtGTTGAATGGATTACACTTTTAGATTTACTgttctttaaaattttaaattacatgtattgttcatatcttttttaaaaaaggctTTTAGCTGTTACTAAAGatagcttggctcggcttggcttggctcgACCAGCTTGCTTGACTTGGCACAAACCATCGGCCGAGGTGAGCTAGCATGTTGAGCTCGAAGCctgagccaagccaagctgagcttggcacaactcggctcgatgtacaactcTACTAGTAGTTGTAGCTAATTGGTAGCTGCTATCCACCCACTGCTTAGGGAATGCTTGGATGTCACCAATTCCAATGAAAATGGAAAAGGCTTTCCATTTACTTGATAGTTTGAGATGTTTTGATCGCAAAGAAAATGGAGAATTCCATCAAGCAATAATTGCACTCTTTCATAGTTTCAATTCTCTAGCACAAGAAACTAGATGACTGTTGTCTCACAAATATGTTATTTGCACTTGCTATCCAAATATGACCCCTAAAATTGGAATCAATGTTTCAAAAGTGGTTGGGGAAATAACTACTCAttatcttttcatttctttcccCTTGGAATGCATGTATCCAAACACGGGCTTAGTGGATGgctaatttttatagttgtttCTGGTCTCAAATTCCCAGAATAACAGATCATGGCACAAGCGCAATAACAGTTGTTCTTCCAACTCAACCATGTGAATGAAGAGGAACAGTGACTGTTTGTTAAGTAAGCAATAGTTGAATTGGGTGATGTATGTGGCATTTAAGAGGGGAAACTGATGGAAAGTGAGGAAGATGCAGCAGAATACATGGCATCATCTAATTCTCAGAATGAAATTCTCTAACTTCTTTGCTGAGGTTTGCTATTCCCTGTTAGAGCACCCAAAATCTTTTTACCATCTGCACCCTAAACATGATAATATGTTTTTTCCTTGTAGGGTGCAAGTAACTCTGTAGAAAATGTGCCTGGTGGGAAGTACTTACAAAGGAAACTTAAAAAGGAAATTCCCTTGGAACAGAAAATTGGTGACAAAATATTTTTAAGATACAAGGGAGACTTGTGAAGCTAAACATTGGCATAAATACCCATTGGACAGTAACTTGTATGAAGTTCTCCCTGTAAAGCTCCTTTGGAATGATTGATTGAGCTCGATTCCCTAATCTGGATGGAAGGATGAAATGAGTGAGAAGAGCAGATGAGTGAATGAAGGAAATACCTACGTTCCCTGTATCCCCCTTGCACTGCTAGGTTCCTACTATTTGTTGATATTGTATCTATTTACCTAACACTTGGAAGTTGCACTGCGGAGAACTAAGTTTTTTCTCTTATAGAAAAATGATTAACTAAATTGCTTTCTTGATTTTGTTTAGCTGCCTTTAACAGAAAAATCCAGGCTATCTTGTTTGGCCTTGTTGGCATTGGTCTGTTTGGTTGGCATGTattgttctgtttttttttttttttttaaattgctcTTTTTGAGATCCGTTCTTCTTGACTTGTGTATATTTCTATTCTTGGCTACAGGAAGCATCGGAACAGGATACATGTCAACCAGCATCATAGAAGTGCAGAACGTCCAAAGATAGAGTACACTACGAACCTTTCCACCATGAAGTCATTTAACTCCTTTAAGTCATTGATAATTCCTTCTGGTTTTCCATTCCCACCTTTTGCAACTAATGGAATGACTTGGCTCGAGTGAAATGGTTTCATATCAGGAGTGActtttaagaaaaaagaaaaaattctttTTAAGGACCAACAATGTTTAGGTATATTATATGATGCTTGATTGAAAGAAACGACAATTTTTTGTTTGACCATACTATAGGTGATCACACCAATTTGGTAACACAAATTATTCATGTGATGGGTCTCATAATTTCATGGGCCACGGCACTCTATATTCACTATcaaatgatcctatccatcctCATCTTAGGGGTTTTGCatccaccatggggcccaccgcaTGAACAATTTGGATAGACAAATTCACAATAGAATATTATATATTTCCtcctcatcatctaagccttatcccaactatttggggttgGGTACATGAATCTTTTTCcactattccactctatcaagggtcataacTTCAATTAAACCAGAGGCCATCAAGTCCTTACTACCTCCACttacatccttttgggccttcctcttgcccttttagatctttcaacttgtaccaactcattcCTAACCAGCATatttcttggtctctgttgcatgtcaccaaaccatctaagtgtTCGCTACATGATTTTTTTCCTCTATAACACTCTaccaagggccataactttaattagaccataggtcatcaagtccgCACTTCCTCCACTTACATCCTTTTGGgctttccccttgcccttttagagctttCAACTTGTACCATCTCATTCCTAACCAGCATATTTCCTGGTCCCTGTTGCATatcaccaaaccatctaagtgtTCTTTCCTTCGTCTTGTTTCCTATTGGTGCTTCTCCTAAAtacccttgaatgcattcatttctaattccatcTTTTCTTGTCTTGCCTCTCATCCATTTCAGCATCCACATTTCAGTCACACTTATCCTATGGACATGTTCCTTTTCCTTAACTGCCTAAaattgtcccataaagcatggctggtcttataaccATCCTTTTAAAATTCCCTTTGAGTGGTACACAACGATCACAATAGTATATTTCCTTGGCGTTGTTTTTCATAGTAGCCCATACCCAATTGTTACTGTAGTTGATGACTTGATGTGGTTGTCAACTTGTCGTTACTTTATTTAGTGATGCCCTCTTTTGGAGAATTGTACTGAATAAATATACTCATTGCAGATAATGTTAAGAACAAAGCAGCTTGGAACTCTTTCTCAGTGTGCCAGATCCTTTTTCCTTAGTGGCTCACGAAGTGGTGCTGCAGATGGAGCTTCGTGCACATGCTCTGAAGATGAAACTTGCGTTTCCAAAAGACAGTCAACAAGTGCTGATATTCTGTTCACACAAAAAGCCCCCACCTTGGCATCTAAAACCACACCAGGAGCAGGAATACCTCTTTCTACTGATGCAAGAGGACCTTTCAGTTATTACAAAACTGAAAGCTGTGGCTACCCAGCTTCCACCACACATGTTCCGTCTGCTCCCAGCTCTTCTTTGAGGTCAGATGGTAGTTCTACAGATAACAATGTCCATGCTGCTCAGAaagatttgggccattcatctcTGCTGGTTACCGATCATTTAATTAAGGCTGGCATTGCGATGGTTGGTGTCTTATCCGATCTAGTGAACTACAGGATCCCAACATTAGATGGCAGTGGGCTACTTGTGCCCCAGAATTGCATGGTCGATTCTACTAGGCCCCTCAGCAACATCAGTTCATCAAATGGGAAGTCTAAAAAAGCAGCTGATTTCTCTGAAGTCCAATCAAATCTATCTGCTGACACAGCAACGGGGTCGAGATCCAGAGCTCAAAATCATGATCCCAAAGGTAAAGCCGGAAAGCCTGGTCCAGTGAAAGCTTTGCAACATGTTCCGAGTGAAATGATGGGGACTTCTGCAGGGACTCGTAGTTCAGCTTCCAATAAACAGAATCGGAGGCGGCCAGTACCTCGGAGAGCAAAATCTCGTTCATCTGGTGTCCTTCCAAATGTGAAGTCTGGTGGAAGGAAACCAGAAGAAGTTGCAGCGGCCATGTCTGAAACAATTGGATCTGTGGATAAGGTGCAGCAACCTATGAGATCTGCAAGAATGTCTGCAGGTCCGGCCATGAGGTCTGGGCACCCAGTGGATAAGGTGCAACAGCCTACGAGATCTATTAGAATGCACGCAGGAGCTGCTCCATTTGTTAGTCCATCTGTAAACACGGGCCGCatagttgatcatgtctatcacatTTTGCGGCATCTAAAATGGGGACCTGCTGCGGAAGAGGCTCTGGGTAATCTTAGCTGTAAATTGGATGCTTACCAAGCAAACCAAATTCTGAAACTGCTTCAAGATCATTCCGTTGCTTTTGGCTTTTTCTACTGGCTGAAATGTCAGGATGGGTTCAAGCATGATGAGCATAGCTACACAACCATGGTTGGCATCCTTGGACGGGCCAGACTGTTTGGGTCCATAAGGAGGCTTCTCGATGAGATGATCAGGGATGGTTGCCAGCCAAATGTGGTAACTTATAACCGTTTGATTCACAGCTATGGCCGTGCAAATTATATGGATGAGGCAGTCAACGTTTTCTACCAAATGCAGGAAGTGGGGTGCAGACCTGATCGGGTTACTTACTGCACGCTCATTGACATCCATGCTAAAGCTGGGTATCTCGAAGTTGCAATGGATATTTACAGAAGGATGCAAGAAGCGGGCCTCTCTCCTGACACATTTACATACAGCGTGATCATCAATTGCCTTGGGAAAGCGGGCCATCTTTCTGCTGCTTATAAGCTATTCTGTGAGATGGTTGCACAGGGTTGTGTCCCTAACCTGGTCACTTACAACATCATGATTGCCTTGCAAGCAAAGGCAAGGAATTATCCTTGTGCGTTGAGGCTATACAGGGACATGCAAACTGCAGGTTTCCAGCCTGATAAGGTTACTTACAGCATTGTTATGGAGGTCCTTGGCCATTGCGGGTATCTCGATGAAGCGGAAGCTGTGTTTGCAGAGATGAAACGGGAGGATTGGGTTCCTGATGAGCATGTGTACGGTCTCCTGGTGGACTTGTGGGGGAAGGCTGGCGACGTTGACAAGGCCCGAGGATGGTATCAGTCAATGCTTGATGCAGGGCTGCGGCCAAACGTCCCCACTTGCAATTCGCTGCTCAGTGCATTCCTCCGGGCCAACCGGTTCTCTGATGCCCATGATGTGCTGCAGAGCATGTTGAGTTTGGGTTTGCATCCCTCGTTGCAGACATATACGCTCCTCCTTAGCTGCTGTACAGACACACGATCTCCAGGT
This window encodes:
- the LOC131242521 gene encoding pentatricopeptide repeat-containing protein At1g18900-like, producing MLRTKQLGTLSQCARSFFLSGSRSGAADGASCTCSEDETCVSKRQSTSADILFTQKAPTLASKTTPGAGIPLSTDARGPFSYYKTESCGYPASTTHVPSAPSSSLRSDGSSTDNNVHAAQKDLGHSSLLVTDHLIKAGIAMVGVLSDLVNYRIPTLDGSGLLVPQNCMVDSTRPLSNISSSNGKSKKAADFSEVQSNLSADTATGSRSRAQNHDPKGKAGKPGPVKALQHVPSEMMGTSAGTRSSASNKQNRRRPVPRRAKSRSSGVLPNVKSGGRKPEEVAAAMSETIGSVDKVQQPMRSARMSAGPAMRSGHPVDKVQQPTRSIRMHAGAAPFVSPSVNTGRIVDHVYHILRHLKWGPAAEEALGNLSCKLDAYQANQILKLLQDHSVAFGFFYWLKCQDGFKHDEHSYTTMVGILGRARLFGSIRRLLDEMIRDGCQPNVVTYNRLIHSYGRANYMDEAVNVFYQMQEVGCRPDRVTYCTLIDIHAKAGYLEVAMDIYRRMQEAGLSPDTFTYSVIINCLGKAGHLSAAYKLFCEMVAQGCVPNLVTYNIMIALQAKARNYPCALRLYRDMQTAGFQPDKVTYSIVMEVLGHCGYLDEAEAVFAEMKREDWVPDEHVYGLLVDLWGKAGDVDKARGWYQSMLDAGLRPNVPTCNSLLSAFLRANRFSDAHDVLQSMLSLGLHPSLQTYTLLLSCCTDTRSPGDMGLCCELMAITGHPAHVFLLTMPAAEPDGQNVRDHAAQFLDLMHTEDRESKRGLVDAVIDFLHKSGLKEEAGSVWEVAALRNLYPDAVREKRSSYWLINLHVMSDGTAVTALSRTLAWFRRQMLASGIGPNRIDIVTGWGRRSRVTGSSMVRQSVQELLHLFGFPFFTENGNSGCFVGCGDSLSRWLLQSYVERMHLL